The following are encoded together in the Naumannella cuiyingiana genome:
- a CDS encoding TetR/AcrR family transcriptional regulator — protein MESTTHRAEPGRAARSTRLPREQRRRQLLDSAGAVFAANGYHATVMDDIAEAAGVSKPVLYQHFPSKLDLYLALLDASADQVVELVSGAMAATDDNADRVSSAIGAFYAYVTEHQTFRLIFETDLNPDPRVRDLVWRIHTDLAEAIGQVIALDTRLPADEARLLGVSLVGLAQVSARYWTNESSGIGQARAVELVSQLAWRGIRAFPRVTANA, from the coding sequence ATGGAGTCCACCACACACCGAGCCGAACCGGGCCGCGCGGCGCGCAGCACCCGGCTGCCGCGCGAGCAACGCCGCCGCCAGTTGCTGGACTCGGCCGGCGCCGTCTTCGCCGCCAACGGCTACCACGCCACCGTGATGGACGACATCGCCGAGGCGGCCGGGGTCTCCAAGCCTGTTCTCTACCAGCACTTCCCGTCCAAGCTGGATCTCTATCTCGCGCTGCTCGACGCCTCGGCCGACCAGGTGGTCGAGCTGGTCAGCGGCGCGATGGCGGCGACCGACGACAATGCCGATCGCGTGTCGTCGGCGATCGGCGCCTTCTATGCCTATGTCACCGAACACCAGACCTTCCGGCTGATCTTCGAGACCGACCTCAACCCCGACCCGCGGGTACGCGATCTGGTCTGGCGGATCCACACCGATCTGGCCGAGGCGATCGGTCAGGTGATCGCCCTCGACACCCGGCTGCCGGCCGACGAGGCGCGGCTGCTCGGCGTCTCGCTGGTCGGGCTGGCTCAGGTCAGCGCCCGGTACTGGACCAACGAGAGCTCCGGGATCGGTCAGGCCCGGGCGGTCGAGCT